The following proteins are co-located in the Thermus thermophilus HB8 genome:
- a CDS encoding lysophospholipid acyltransferase family protein, with the protein MQKLARFLLRLFGWELKVAPPPSRKYVLIGAPHTSNWDFVVGLLALWGARIRARWLGKKELFKPPLGHLMRALGGIPVDRSRREGLVDQVAEIFRREEEIAILITPEGTRGKAPYWRTGFYYMALKAGVPIALGYADFRRKEVGIGGYLYPTGDIRRDFAAIRAFYQDKTGLRPEKQGPIRIREEVEEVAW; encoded by the coding sequence ATGCAGAAGCTCGCCCGCTTTCTCCTGAGGCTTTTCGGCTGGGAGCTTAAGGTCGCGCCCCCTCCCTCGCGGAAGTACGTCCTCATCGGCGCCCCCCACACCTCCAACTGGGACTTCGTGGTGGGCCTTTTGGCCCTTTGGGGGGCCCGCATCCGCGCCCGCTGGCTGGGCAAGAAGGAGCTCTTCAAGCCCCCCCTCGGCCACCTCATGCGGGCCTTAGGGGGCATCCCCGTGGACCGTTCCCGGCGGGAGGGCCTCGTGGACCAGGTGGCGGAGATCTTCCGCCGGGAGGAGGAGATCGCCATCCTCATCACCCCGGAGGGGACCCGGGGCAAGGCCCCCTACTGGCGCACCGGGTTTTACTACATGGCCCTGAAGGCGGGGGTGCCCATCGCCCTGGGGTACGCCGACTTCCGGCGGAAGGAGGTGGGCATCGGGGGCTACCTCTACCCGACCGGGGACATCCGCCGGGACTTCGCCGCCATCCGGGCCTTTTATCAGGACAAGACGGGCCTGAGGCCGGAGAAGCAGGGGCCCATCCGCATCCGGGAAGAGGTGGAGGAGGTGGCCTGGTGA
- a CDS encoding DUF4870 domain-containing protein, translated as MIPSPEERTWAAVAHLAPLVGYFLLIGQVLLPLAILFLGPKTPFVQAHAKESLNGQISYTLYGLGLFLLALTVVGIVVVYPLALALLALVLWNMVRGALAAGRGEVYRYAFILRLVP; from the coding sequence GTGATCCCTTCCCCGGAGGAGCGGACCTGGGCGGCGGTGGCCCACCTGGCCCCTTTGGTGGGGTACTTCCTCCTCATCGGCCAGGTCCTCCTCCCTCTCGCCATCCTCTTCTTGGGGCCCAAGACCCCCTTCGTCCAGGCCCATGCCAAGGAGTCCTTGAACGGCCAGATCAGCTACACCCTTTACGGGCTGGGGCTTTTCCTCCTGGCCCTCACCGTGGTGGGGATTGTTGTTGTGTATCCCTTAGCCCTCGCCCTTTTGGCCTTGGTGCTTTGGAACATGGTCCGGGGGGCTTTGGCGGCGGGAAGGGGAGAGGTCTACCGCTACGCCTTCATCCTCCGCCTCGTGCCCTAG
- a CDS encoding SIR2 family NAD-dependent protein deacylase produces the protein MERLEEARKRLEEARRVAVLTGAGISKPSGIPTFRDAEGLWKNFNPLDYATPEAYARDPEKVWAWYAWRIQKVREAKPNPAHYALVELERRILSRGGSFLLVTQNVDGLHALAGSQNLVELHGNLLRARCEACGKRFPLPEAFAPPPFCPACGHRARPDVVWFGEFLPEGAWERAERAFAEADFALVVGTSAEVEPAASLGRIAFASGAYLVEVNPEPTPLTPLAHLSLRTGAVEGMALLLPPSPEDQAEGHLS, from the coding sequence ATGGAGCGGTTGGAGGAAGCCCGGAAGCGCCTGGAGGAGGCGAGGCGGGTGGCGGTCCTCACGGGGGCGGGCATCTCCAAGCCCTCCGGCATCCCCACCTTCCGGGACGCCGAGGGGCTTTGGAAAAACTTCAACCCCCTGGACTACGCCACCCCCGAGGCCTACGCCCGGGACCCGGAGAAGGTCTGGGCCTGGTACGCCTGGCGCATCCAGAAGGTGCGGGAGGCCAAGCCCAACCCGGCCCACTACGCCCTAGTGGAGCTGGAGAGGCGCATCCTCTCCCGGGGGGGAAGCTTCCTCCTCGTCACCCAGAACGTGGACGGCCTTCACGCCCTCGCGGGAAGCCAGAACCTGGTGGAGCTCCACGGCAACCTCCTCAGGGCCCGGTGCGAGGCCTGCGGGAAGCGGTTTCCCTTGCCGGAGGCCTTCGCCCCGCCCCCCTTCTGCCCGGCCTGCGGCCACCGGGCCCGGCCCGATGTGGTCTGGTTCGGGGAGTTTCTGCCGGAAGGGGCTTGGGAGAGGGCGGAAAGGGCCTTCGCCGAGGCCGACTTCGCCTTGGTGGTGGGCACCAGCGCCGAGGTGGAGCCCGCGGCCTCCTTGGGCCGGATCGCCTTCGCCTCGGGGGCCTACCTGGTGGAGGTGAACCCCGAGCCCACCCCCCTCACCCCCCTGGCCCACCTCTCCTTGCGGACGGGGGCGGTGGAGGGGATGGCGCTACTCCTCCCTCCTTCCCCGGAAGACCAGGCGGAAGGGCACCTCTCTTAG
- the rsmF gene encoding 16S rRNA (cytosine(1407)-C(5))-methyltransferase RsmF, which yields MLPKAFLSRMAELLGEEFPAFLKALTEGKRTYGLRVNTLKLPPEAFQRISPWPLRPIPWCQEGFYYPEEARPGPHPFFYAGLYYIQEPSAQAVGVLLDPKPGERVLDLAAAPGGKTTHLAARMGGKGLLLANEVDGKRVRGLLENVERWGAPLAVTQAPPRALAEAFGTYFHRVLLDAPCSGEGMFRKDREAARHWGPSAPKRMAEVQKALLAQASRLLGPGGVLVYSTCTFAPEENEGVVAHFLKAHPEFRLEDARLHPLFAPGVPEWGEGNPELLKTARLWPHRLEGEGHFLARFRKEGGAWSTPRLERPSPLSQEALRAFRGFLEEAGLTLEGPVLDRAGHLYLLPEGLPTLLGLKAPAPGLYLGKVQKGRFLPARALALAFGATLPWPEGLPRLALTPEDPRALAFATGEGVAWEGEDHPLALVVLKTAAGEFPLDFGKAKRGVLRPVGVGL from the coding sequence GTGCTGCCCAAGGCCTTCCTTTCCCGCATGGCCGAGCTTCTGGGCGAGGAGTTTCCCGCCTTCCTCAAGGCCCTCACGGAGGGGAAGCGCACCTACGGCCTCCGGGTGAACACCCTGAAGCTTCCCCCCGAGGCCTTTCAGAGGATCTCCCCCTGGCCCCTACGGCCCATTCCCTGGTGCCAGGAGGGGTTTTACTACCCCGAGGAGGCCAGGCCCGGCCCCCACCCCTTCTTCTACGCCGGGCTCTACTACATCCAGGAGCCGAGCGCCCAGGCGGTGGGGGTCCTCCTGGACCCGAAGCCCGGGGAAAGGGTCTTGGACCTCGCGGCGGCCCCGGGGGGCAAGACCACCCACCTCGCCGCCCGCATGGGGGGGAAGGGGCTTCTTTTGGCCAACGAGGTGGACGGCAAACGGGTGCGGGGCCTTCTGGAGAACGTGGAGCGCTGGGGGGCCCCCCTCGCCGTGACCCAGGCCCCTCCCAGGGCCCTGGCCGAGGCCTTCGGGACCTACTTCCACCGGGTCCTCCTGGACGCCCCCTGCTCGGGGGAGGGGATGTTCCGCAAGGACAGGGAGGCCGCGCGCCACTGGGGGCCCTCGGCGCCCAAGAGGATGGCGGAGGTGCAGAAGGCCCTCCTGGCCCAGGCCTCGAGGCTCCTGGGGCCTGGGGGGGTGTTGGTCTACTCCACCTGCACCTTCGCCCCCGAGGAGAACGAGGGGGTGGTGGCCCACTTCCTCAAGGCGCACCCGGAGTTCCGCCTCGAGGACGCCCGCCTCCACCCCCTTTTCGCCCCGGGGGTGCCGGAGTGGGGGGAGGGGAACCCGGAGCTCCTTAAGACCGCGAGGCTCTGGCCCCACCGCCTCGAGGGGGAGGGCCACTTCCTCGCCCGCTTCCGCAAGGAGGGGGGGGCCTGGAGCACGCCGCGCCTGGAACGCCCTTCCCCCCTCTCCCAGGAGGCCCTGCGGGCCTTTAGGGGCTTTTTGGAGGAGGCGGGGCTTACCTTGGAAGGCCCCGTCCTTGACCGGGCAGGCCACCTCTACCTCCTCCCCGAGGGGCTTCCCACCCTCTTGGGCCTCAAGGCCCCTGCCCCGGGCCTCTACCTGGGCAAGGTGCAGAAGGGCCGCTTCCTCCCCGCGAGGGCCCTCGCCCTCGCCTTCGGGGCCACCCTCCCTTGGCCCGAGGGGCTTCCCCGCCTCGCCCTTACCCCGGAAGACCCCAGGGCCCTGGCCTTCGCCACGGGGGAGGGGGTGGCCTGGGAGGGGGAGGACCACCCCCTGGCCCTCGTGGTCCTGAAGACGGCGGCGGGGGAGTTCCCCCTGGACTTCGGCAAGGCCAAGCGCGGGGTGCTGAGGCCCGTGGGGGTGGGGCTTTGA
- a CDS encoding 4'-phosphopantetheinyl transferase superfamily protein → MIVALGADLVEIARVERLLSRHGERALRRLFHEEEVAYALARQNPFPSLAARLAAKEAFQKCWPESLSWKEVWVGMEGKRPALRFAPRIEARMAEEGLFAHLSLSHERSHALAVVVLEARARGGG, encoded by the coding sequence ATGATCGTCGCCCTGGGGGCCGACCTGGTGGAGATCGCCCGCGTGGAAAGGCTCCTTTCCCGCCACGGGGAGAGGGCCTTGAGGCGGCTTTTTCACGAGGAGGAGGTGGCCTACGCCCTCGCCCGCCAAAACCCTTTCCCGAGCCTCGCCGCCCGCCTTGCGGCCAAGGAGGCCTTCCAGAAGTGCTGGCCGGAAAGCCTCTCCTGGAAGGAGGTCTGGGTGGGGATGGAAGGGAAAAGGCCCGCCCTTCGCTTCGCCCCCCGAATAGAAGCCCGCATGGCGGAGGAAGGGCTTTTCGCCCACCTCTCCCTAAGCCACGAGCGGAGCCACGCCTTGGCGGTGGTGGTCCTCGAGGCTAGGGCACGAGGCGGAGGATGA
- a CDS encoding 3-dehydroquinate synthase has translation MQRLEVREPVPYPILVGEGVLKEVPPLAGPAALLFDRRVEGFAQEVAKALGVRHLLGLPGGEAAKSLEVYGKVLSWLAEKGLPRNATLLVVGGGTLTDLGGFVAATYLRGVAYLAFPTTTLAIVDASVGGKTGINLPEGKNLVGAFHFPQGVYAELRALKTLPLPTFKEGLVEAFKHGLIAGDEALLKVEDLTPQSPRLEAFLARAVAVKVRVTEEDPLEKGKRRLLNLGHTLGHALEAQTRHALPHGMAVAYGLLYAALLGRALGGEDLLPPVRRLLLWLSPPPLPPLAFEDLLPYLLRDKKKVSESLHWVVPLAPGRLVVRPLPEGLLREAFAAWREELKGLGLLR, from the coding sequence ATGCAGAGGCTAGAGGTGCGTGAACCCGTCCCCTACCCCATCCTCGTGGGGGAAGGGGTCCTGAAGGAGGTCCCCCCGCTTGCGGGCCCCGCCGCCCTCCTCTTTGACCGGAGGGTGGAGGGCTTCGCCCAGGAGGTGGCGAAGGCCCTGGGCGTGCGCCACCTCCTGGGGCTCCCCGGGGGAGAGGCGGCGAAGTCCTTGGAGGTCTACGGGAAGGTCCTGTCCTGGCTTGCGGAAAAGGGGCTTCCCCGGAACGCCACCCTTCTCGTGGTGGGGGGCGGGACCCTCACGGACCTGGGCGGCTTCGTGGCCGCCACCTACCTCCGGGGGGTGGCCTACCTCGCCTTCCCCACCACCACCTTGGCCATCGTGGACGCGAGCGTGGGGGGGAAGACCGGGATCAACCTGCCCGAGGGGAAGAACCTGGTGGGGGCCTTCCACTTCCCCCAAGGGGTCTACGCCGAGCTTAGGGCGCTTAAGACCCTTCCCCTCCCCACCTTCAAGGAGGGCCTGGTGGAGGCCTTCAAGCACGGGCTCATCGCCGGGGACGAGGCCCTTCTCAAGGTGGAGGACCTCACGCCGCAAAGCCCCCGCCTCGAGGCCTTCTTGGCCAGGGCGGTGGCGGTGAAGGTGCGGGTCACCGAGGAAGACCCCCTGGAGAAGGGAAAAAGGCGCCTTTTAAACCTCGGCCACACCCTGGGCCACGCCCTGGAGGCCCAAACCCGCCACGCCCTCCCCCACGGGATGGCCGTGGCCTACGGCCTCCTCTACGCCGCCCTTCTGGGAAGGGCCCTCGGGGGCGAGGACCTTTTGCCCCCCGTGCGCCGCCTCCTCCTCTGGCTCTCCCCCCCTCCCCTGCCGCCTTTGGCCTTTGAAGACCTCCTCCCCTACCTCCTCCGGGACAAGAAGAAGGTCTCGGAAAGCCTCCACTGGGTGGTGCCCCTGGCCCCGGGGAGGCTTGTGGTGCGCCCCTTGCCCGAAGGCCTCCTCCGGGAGGCCTTCGCCGCCTGGCGGGAGGAGCTTAAAGGGCTTGGCCTCCTCCGCTAG
- the der gene encoding ribosome biogenesis GTPase Der, protein MHKVVIVGRPNVGKSSLFNRLLKKRSAVVADVPGVTRDLKEGVVETDRGRFLLVDTGGLWSGDKWEKKIQEKVDRALEDAEVVLFAVDGRAELTQADYEVAEYLRRKGKPVILVATKVDDPKHELYLGPLYGLGFGDPIPTSSEHARGLEELLEAIWERLPVRQIETEPEVAGIRLAIVGRPNAGKSSLLNAILGEERVIVSEEPGTTRDAIDVEFFFGGQRFVLVDTAGIRKRPENLVEELAIRRSLRAMDEADVVLLVVDPFQVGDRELKLANEALDRGKPVLLVITKWDLVDKEDAPKMRRLLREKLAHLDHLPRVFTSALTRQNLDRIFREAVRLHELNQTRVPTAELNRWVAVWTSRVQMPNFKGKPLKILYATQPEVAPPTFVFFVNHPEFVTRAFENYLKNRIGEDLGLREVPFRLVFRGRREE, encoded by the coding sequence ATGCACAAGGTGGTCATCGTGGGCAGGCCCAACGTGGGCAAATCCAGCCTCTTCAACCGCCTCCTCAAGAAGCGGAGCGCGGTGGTGGCGGACGTGCCCGGGGTCACCCGCGACCTTAAAGAGGGCGTGGTGGAAACCGACCGGGGCCGGTTCCTCCTGGTGGACACGGGGGGGCTCTGGTCCGGGGACAAGTGGGAGAAGAAGATCCAGGAGAAGGTGGACCGGGCCCTGGAGGACGCCGAGGTGGTGCTCTTCGCCGTGGACGGGCGGGCCGAGCTCACCCAGGCGGACTACGAGGTGGCCGAGTACCTGCGGAGGAAGGGGAAGCCCGTGATCCTCGTGGCCACCAAGGTGGACGACCCCAAGCACGAGCTCTACCTGGGCCCCCTCTACGGCCTCGGCTTCGGCGACCCCATCCCCACCTCCAGCGAGCACGCGAGGGGGCTGGAGGAGCTCCTCGAGGCCATCTGGGAGAGGCTTCCCGTACGCCAGATAGAGACCGAGCCCGAGGTGGCGGGCATCCGGCTCGCCATCGTGGGCCGGCCCAACGCCGGGAAGTCCAGCCTCTTGAACGCCATCCTGGGGGAGGAGCGGGTCATCGTCTCCGAGGAGCCGGGCACCACCCGGGACGCCATTGACGTGGAGTTCTTCTTCGGCGGCCAGCGCTTCGTCCTCGTGGACACCGCCGGGATCCGCAAGCGGCCCGAAAACCTCGTGGAGGAGCTCGCCATCCGGCGGAGCCTTAGGGCCATGGACGAGGCGGACGTGGTCCTCCTCGTGGTGGACCCCTTCCAGGTGGGGGACCGGGAGCTCAAGCTCGCCAACGAGGCCCTGGACCGGGGCAAGCCCGTCCTTTTGGTCATCACCAAGTGGGACCTGGTGGACAAGGAGGACGCCCCCAAGATGCGGCGCCTCCTCCGGGAAAAGCTCGCCCACCTGGACCACCTCCCCCGGGTCTTCACCTCCGCCCTGACGCGGCAGAACCTGGACCGGATCTTCCGGGAGGCGGTGCGCCTTCACGAACTCAACCAGACCCGCGTCCCCACCGCCGAGCTCAACCGCTGGGTGGCGGTCTGGACGAGCCGCGTGCAGATGCCGAACTTCAAGGGCAAGCCCCTCAAGATCCTCTACGCCACCCAGCCCGAGGTGGCCCCGCCCACCTTCGTCTTCTTCGTGAACCACCCGGAGTTCGTCACCCGGGCCTTTGAGAACTACCTGAAAAACCGCATCGGCGAGGACCTGGGCCTAAGAGAGGTGCCCTTCCGCCTGGTCTTCCGGGGAAGGAGGGAGGAGTAG